The Megachile rotundata isolate GNS110a chromosome 8, iyMegRotu1, whole genome shotgun sequence genome has a segment encoding these proteins:
- the LOC105664208 gene encoding uncharacterized protein LOC105664208: MDPGEVPDELKGLSLVEELVISLIHPQVKVYRVKGSVQLQTSGNIISFPQDVSSFATTLPHQIQNIPLVFVSKITEKDGIRRVRDFKIRVDRVRDALFWLKNNNPLYRDVTLSEDNFHDLSVEENVHQRIQHLSESVELSSQSNEIETNDQQSEEFSSDTFVPEPINFSSEAEIMANVHIQYPVMSSTPIDEFNTPNFIPAAFPTLFPYGKPCMKDPTRQRLTPKSFFLKLLRYKDNRFAKHPSFRFFALNIIQRWESVAQGNVFIQRNDLQTMSLDEIKERIRTDRNFLKRVMSYSSSIPGTDSFWFKKAAQRREMIEQFGMPSLFFTLSFADLQDPDLLGILRKFTNDQTSGQAKLIKETPLLVD, from the coding sequence ATGGATCCTGGAGAAGTACCAGATGAATTGAAAGGACTTTCTTTGGTCGAAGAACTTGTTATCAGCCTTATACATCCTCAAGTCAAAGTTTATCGGGTTAAAGGATCAGTGCAATTACAGACTTCTGGGAACATCATTTCTTTTCCTCAAGATGTTTCCTCTTTTGCAACTACTCTGCCGCATCAAATACAAAACATCCCATTAGTTTTCGTAAGCAAAATAACTGAGAAAGATGGCATCCGGCGTGTGCGGGACTTCAAAATTAGGGTCGATCGTGTTCGAGATGCTCTGTTCTGGTTAAAAAACAACAATCCCCTTTACAGAGACGTTACTTTGAGCGAGGATAACTTCCATGATTTGTCCGTGGAAGAGAATGTTCATCAACGCATTCAACATTTATCTGAATCAGTAGAACTCAGCAGTCAAAGTAATGAAATCGAGACAAATGATCAACAAAGCGAAGAATTTAGTTCTGATACTTTTGTTCCTGAACCAATTAATTTTAGCTCTGAGGCTGAGATTATGGCTAACGTTCACATTCAGTACCCTGTAATGTCTTCGACTCCAATCGATGAATTTAATACGCCTAACTTCATTCCTGCAGCCTTCCCAACGCTTTTTCCATATGGAAAGCCATGCATGAAAGACCCAACACGACAAAGACTAACTCCCAAATCGTTTTTCTTAAAACTTTTACGTTACAAAGATAATCGATTTGCCAAACACCCATCATTCAGGTTTTTTGCTCTGAATATAATTCAAAGATGGGAATCAGTTGCTCAAGGGAATGTTTTCATTCAAAGGAATGATTTACAAACGATGTCTTTAGACGAAATCAAAGAAAGAATAAGGACGGATCGTAACTTTCTAAAACGAGTCATGTCATACTCTTCGTCTATTCCAGGGACTGATAGTTTTTGGTTCAAAAAAGCAGCACAACGCAGGGAAATGATTGAACAATTTGGAATGCCATCTCTTTTCTTCACGCTCAGCTTTGCTGATTTACAGGATCCTGATTTATTGGGAATTCTACGAAAGTTCACAAATGATCAAACTTCTGGTCAAGCTAAACTTATCAAAGAAACTCCTCTACTCGTTGATTAG